The window CGGTAAACCGATACAGGTTCCAGTCCCCTGCCGGGGACACGTTAACCTCATGGTACGAATCGCAATTCAAACCCTGCAGGAAACATTCAAAGCAGGTGGACTCCCAGAGACCGTCCAGCCTTTTGGTACACCTGCCATCATCCCTGGAGGGCATATGAACCTGCTCAATATTCCCGCTTAGGCGATACCGTAGGGTGAGGGCATCACTCTCTCGGACTATTTCACATTCAAGCGCTATCTGCCAATGGGGCAAAGGATGAAACGGGTAGAGAGAAACTGTCTGTCGATACACTTCCACTATTTTTCTGAATTTACCTGAAAAGTCCTGAAGACAAATAGAAAAGAGGAAAGGGCCGCTCGCCCTCTCCTCTTTCGCTTAACCGTGCTGCTGTATGGTACCCTAAAATAGTTGCTGATGCTCTATCAACAGTTCTCCAATACCATGGCCATGCCCATACCACCACCGATACAGAGCGACGCCAGCCCGAGAGACTGATTTTTTCTCTTCATCTGGCCCATCAGAGTCACCAATATGCGGCTACCGGTACAACCAATGGGATGACCAAGAGAAATACCGCTGCCATAGACATTGGTCTTTTCAATATCACAGCCCAGCTCACGCATACAGGCCATGGCCTGCACGGCAAAGGCCTCGTTCAGCTCCAGGGAATCGAAATCTGAAATCGTCAGACCCTCCTTTGCCATCAGCTTACGAACGGCCGGAATAGGGCCGAGCCCCATATAGGCCGGATCAAGACCCGCTGTTGAATGTGCTTTGATCTTCACCAGTGGAGTCAACCCAAGCTCTTTGGCCTTATCGGCAGACATCAGCAGCAGCGCTGCCGCCGCATCATTGATGCCGGACGCATTACCAGCGGTTACTGTGCCATCCTTTATAAAAGCGGGACGAATCCTGCCCATTTTTTCTGCGCTGGTCTCCATGGGCCGCTCATCGACTTTGTAAATAACCGGGTCGCCTTTTCGCTGGGGAATGACAATCGGCACAATTTCATCTTCAAAGATGCCGGTCTTAATCGCCGCCATGGCCCGCTGATGACTCAGGGCACCGATCTCATCCTGTTCCTGGCGGCTGATGCCGTACTTGGCAGCGATATTTTCTGCCGTCATCCCCATGTGGTAACCGTAAAACGTTTCGTAAAGACCATCGAAAACCATCAGGTCAATCATCTTGCCGTCACCCATCCGCTGTCCCCAGCGAGCGGTGCCAAGACCATACGGCACCCTGCTCATGGATTCCATGCCGCCTGCCAGAATGACATCAGCGTCACCGCAACGAATGGCGTTGGTTGCCAGCGCCACCGACTCTATGCCGGAAGCACACAGCTTGTTCACGGTAGTTGCGCTGGTCTCTTTGGGGATACCGGCCCGGATCATGGCCTGCCGGCCGACATTCTGTCCCTGACCTGCACCAAGCACATTGCCCATGATGACCTGATCGATCTCAATGGACTGCAGCCCGGCATCATAATCGTCATACTGCTGCTCAAGTTCAATCTTCCCTGCACCAGCCAGAGGCTCTGGAGCAAATCTGCTACACTCTTCACTCGTGACTGGTCGAAGCCCAGCGGATTTCAGGGTTTCTTTCAGTACTGCCGCGCCAAGATCGACTACAGGTGTGTCTTTAAGGGTGCCGCTATAGGCACCAATTGCAGTTCGTTTACCACTCACAATTACAACGTCTTTCATTTCCAGCTCCTTTCAATTAAAGATCTGTTTGTACGTCGCCTACCCCTTCGATCCGAGCCGCAAACCACCGTGAATAAATACCGTTTCCCCAGCCATCGCCTCATTGACATATAACTCTCTTATCAATGACACGACCTCCTCCGGCTCTATCAACCTGCCAATCGGCACCTGCTCGATGATTTTACCGATAATTCGCTCGTCTATGCTTTTTACCATGGCTGTGCCCACATAACCAGGCGCTACTGCCATGCAACGAATTTTATCGGCCAGATTTCTCCTGAAAAATTCAGCAGTAAGCACTTTTGGCATCACCGCCATCGCCGCTTTGGACGATGAATAGTTGATCTGGCCTGCCGTGCCCAGAGAACCGGTGGAAGATACCAGACATACCAGACCTTTCGAGTTATGGTTCACCATCTGCTCAACACATTCACGAACCGTCAGAAACACCCCTGTAAGGTTTATATCTATGACCCTCTGAAACTTCTCGAGAGACATTTTGCCCACCACCTTACCCGTTTCCCGATCAGTTTTTATCATCAGGCCGTCTCCGGTGATTCCGGCAAAAGGAGCCACCAGATTAATCGCCCCAAAGCGCTCAATGGCAAACTCGGCAAGCCTGGTGTTATCTTCCTCTTGAGTGACATTGCAGATAATGGAGGCAACGCCGTCGCCGATCTCTTTTAACTCGCGTTCTGCCGCCTGAAGTGCCTCCTCCTGCACATCTGCTATAACAACCTTGCCGCCTTCTTTCAGCCAACCTTCAGCCAATGCCCTGCCAATCCCGCCACTCCCGCCGGTTATGACTGCAACGGAGTCTTTTACCTGAAGCATACGTCCCTCCTGTTCGATAGCTGTTGAACCTGCTTACATGTTTGTTTGTGGTCTGCTTTTTCTTTGTTATGCAACCTGCAAAGTCCACGCCACCCACTCCGTCTATCACCTCTACACTTTATGGGCATAGTTATTGCTCAGATTTATTTTGAACAACCTTGGCGCCCAATGGCCTCCAACGCAATGAAATGTAGATAAAATGAATTTATTACCGATAACATTCAGGTGAGATTATGAAGATGTCCCCGGATTATGATCCTCCAGTACTCAACAAAAACAAAGTTGTTTCCGCCGCTGAAGCCGTAACGGCAATTCAAGATGGAGATATGATAGCTACAGGCGGTTTTGTTGGTATCGGCTTTGCCGAACATCTCTGTATCGCACTCGAAGAACGGTTTCTTGCCACAGGCGCTCCCCGTAATCTCGGTATCATCTATGCCGCAGGCCAGGGGGACGGCAAATCCCGTGGCCTCAACCATCTTGGACACGAAGGGATGGTCGGCAAAGTCGTTGGCGGCCACTGGGGCCTGGTTCCAACCCTGCAAAAGCTCGCGGTCGAAAACAAGATCGTGGCCTACAATCTGCCCCAGGGCGTCATTTCCACGATGTTTCGTGATATTGCCGCAGGAAAACCCCGCACTATCAGCCACGTCGGTCTCGGTACTTTCGTTGACCCACGAAATGGCGGCGGCAAAATCAACACTACCACCACCGAGGATATCGTGGAACTCATGGAGTTCGATGGCGAAGAGTTTCTGGCATACAAAACCCAGCCGGTCAATATCGCCCTCATTCGTGGAACCACCGCCGACCAATCCGGCAACGTCACCATGGAAAAAGAGGCACTCACCTTAGAGGTTCTTGCCATCGCCATGGCGGCCCGTAATTCAGGCGGCAAGGTTATCGTACAGGTGGAGAGGGTTGCCGAAAACGGCTCGCTCAACCCGAGAGATGTCAAGATTCCTGGCATTCTTGTAGATTACGTAGTGGTTTCAGAACCGGAAAATCACTGGCAAACATTTGGTGAACAATACAATCCCGCCTATGCCAGCAAAGTAAAGGTTCCTGTGGAGTCATTGCCGCCAATGGAGATGGGACCAAGGAAAGTCATTGCCAGAAGAGCAGCGTTTGAGCTTCAGGCCGGCGACATTGTCAATCTCGGCATCGGCATGCCAGAAGGTGTCTCCGACGTGGTCAACGAAGAGGGATTACTCGACCAGATAGTCCTCACCGCAGAACCCGGCGTAATCGGTGGAATCCCTGCAGGGGGCCTCAGCTTCGGGGCGGCGGTCAACACCGAAGCATTGATAGACCAACCCTATCAGTTCGATTTCTACGACGGCGGTGGACTCGACATCACCTTTCTCGGCATGGCCCAGGCTGACGGGCTGGGGAATGTCAATGTCTCGAAATTTGGTACGAAACTGGCTGGTGCTGGCGGCTTTATCAACATCAGCCAAAATGCCAGCACGGTGGTATTTCTTGGCACCTTCACCGCCGGCGGTTTAAAGGTCGCAATCGAAAATGGCGAAATGCGAATCACCAATGAAGGAAAAGCCAGAAAATTCGTTCGGGGACAGGTTGAGCATGTCACCTTCAGCGGTGAATATGCCAGGAAGCGCGGCCAGAAAGTCCTCTACATCACAGAGCGCTGCGTTTTCGAACTTACCGATGCCGGTTTTGAACTCACCGAAATAGCACCTGGAATCGATCTGCAAAAAGATATTCTTGATCAGATGGATTTTGAGCCTGCCATGCGCAAGACTCCACGGCTGATGGACAACAGAATCTTCAACGATGCGCCAATGGGGTCCCAGCCAATGAGAGTTTAATCTGCTGACCTCCCATCCAATTCGCCGCTGAGCCCCCTTGCGCAATAGCTAACCAGGCGTGAGGGGGATACTATACTTGCGCGCCTTCTTGTAGAGTAAAGTCCGGTGAATTCCCAACATATCTGCAGCTTTCGCTTTATTATACGCAGTCATCTTCAAGGCGTCTACAATTGCACTCTTCTCAGCCCGGGCCACCACCTCTTTCAACAGTGAATGCTGAATTGTCGCGGACCCAATGGTATTTTTATGCAGATAAAGTGGAAGATCTGCCGGAGTAATCAACGACTCCTCACAGGTGGCCATCGTCCGTTCAACCACATTATGCAATTCCCTCGCATTACCCGGCCAATTATGCTTGAGGAGCAGTTCCTCTGCCTCGTTACTGAACCTGAGCCCGGCACCAGTCACTTCATCAAGGTTCTGCTCCAGCATGTGATGAGCAAGCAACAGGACATCCCTGCCGCGCTCACGCAGGGGTGGGATATGCAGCGGCACAACACTCAGGCGATAATAGAGATCAGCCCTGAATTCGCCTCGGTCCACCATCTCCTCAAGGTTTTGATTGCTCGCCGCGATCAGCCTGAAATCCGAGTGTATCATGCGGTTACTGCCAACCCGCTCAAACTCCTTCTCTTCCAGTACCCTCAACAGCTTGGGCTGCATTTCAAGCGGCAAATCGCCAATTTCATCCAGAAACAGAGTCCCGGTATCAGCCAACTCAAACTTACCGGCCTTGCCGGTCGGCCTGGCACCGGTAAAAGCACCCTTGCCATAACCAAACAGCTCAGATTCCATTAAATCTTTGGGGATTGCCGCACAATTCAGCCTGATAAAGGGTCTGCATTTCCTGAAGCTTTCACTGTGAACTGCCTGGGCGAAAAGCTCCTTACCGGTTCCTGATTCACCCGAAATCATAACAGAAAGATTTGTAGCCGCTGCCTTTAAGGCCTCTTTCTTCAATTGGATGATACCATCACTTTCACCAATTATAGAGTCAAACGTATACTTGGTGGAACGTAGAGAGTTCAGCTCCTTCTGATAAATACGAACCTTTGACTCCAGCTCCGAGAGTTTTTGCGCCAACTTGCCGACATCTCGGATATCCTTAAAGACAACCTGCCCGAAAACCGCAATTACCTTGCCGTTCTCCTTGATTGGAATACGCTGGACCAGCATATTCTGCCCCTTGATAGACTGGCTCTCGTTCATTTCAGCCTTACCGGTTCGCGCCACAATATGCATCCGCGTGTTTTCTACGACATCGGTAATATGCCTACCAATCTGGCCTTTAGGGTCTACCCCGAGAAAACGGCCATATGGCTCGTTGAAATGGGTTATGAGGCCGCCTGGATCAATAACTGCCGCACCACCGTGGATATGTTCGAAAATTCTCTCGAAAGCCTTCAATCTCTTCGTACAGTTCATAGACTCGCCCCAATTGCAAAATTCAACATCACCTGCCTGCTCAATACGTATCTGTATTGCTACATGTAGCCAATATGCTACTCCGAAGTTGGCTTTTTTTCACCATGAATTCGGCGATTTTACCAAAGAGCTGATAGCGATTTTAGTCGTTGTTGCGCTGCCCACCAGGCGATAATGAAAATTCCTGCCTTCACGGCGGTTGAACTCGTCATACCAAACACAAAAAAGGCCGCATCCCTGCACAGGATGCGGCCCTTCTCACATTCTCGCGTAATAGAATTACGCAGAGCAGGTTATCAATATTTCATCAACCCCCGAAAAATACCGATGGCAGCCAGGTAATAATACCCGGGAACACCGCCAGAATAAGCAAACCGATTATCTGCAGGAAAACAAACGGCATAATACCTCTGTAGATGTGGCCCATGGTATACCCCTCTGGTGCTACACCTTTAAAGTAGAAGAGGGCATAACCAAACGGCGGGGTAAGGAATGAGGTCTGCAGATTTACACAGAGCAATAGCGAGAACCAAAGGGGATCAAACTCCAGCTCCATGGCGATCGGCATAAAGATCGGCACGGTAACCAGCAGAATCGCCGCCCAGTCGATAAACATGCCCATCAAAAAGACTATGCCCATCATAATCAGCAACACTGCGTACCGGTTCATACCCGAACCGACCAGAACGTCTGCAACCACATCACCGCCACCCATGGAAAGGAAAACGGTGCTGAAAAATTTACCACCGATAAACAGCATCATAACCATTGCCGTGGTCGACATGGTGGCATGGGCAGAGTCCTTCATCACCTGCCAGCTGAACTTTTTATTGGCGATCGCCAGTATCAACGCACCAAAGGCACCAAGTGCAGCTGCCTCTGTAGGAGTCGCCACACCAGCCAGGATAGTACCCATAACAGCAAGAATCAGGGCCATCGGCGGAATGAGGGACTTCAGGGTCAGCAACATCTTCTGACCAGCCGTCCATTTAGAAGCCTCTTCTTTGGCAATAGGCGGACCAAGCTGAGGATTAATGGTACAACGCACCAGAATGTATGTGAAATAGAGCCCAGCCAACAGCAGGCCGGGAAAAATGGCTCCGGCAAACAAGTTACCGACCGATGTCTCTTTCAGTCCGGTCAGGCCACCGTAGACAACCATCATGATCGAGGGCGGGATCAAAATACCCAAGGTTCCAGCGGCGCAGATGATACCAGCCGACATCTCCTTCTGATACCCCTTTTTCATAAGGGCCGGTGTGGCAAGCAGGCCCATGGCTACAACTGAAGCGCCGATAATACCGGTAGTTGCTGCAAAAACAGTACACACCACGACCACCGCAAGCCCCAGACCGCCTTTTAAGCCGCCGAGTACGACGTACAACGTCTCAAACAGTTCATCGGCAACCTTGGAGCGATCGAGCAACTGAGCCATGAGTATGAACAGAGGGATGGCCACCAGAACATAATTGTTCATCAGCCCCCAGCAGTTGTTGGCAAACATGTCAAACAAGCCTGCAACATCAAACCCATTATCGATCAAACCAAATAAAGTGGCCACCGCCGCCAGGGTATAGGCAAGCGGATGCCCTAAAGTAATCGCAAGTATAAGTGTGGCAAACATGGCCACTGTAAGAATTTCCGGGCTCATGATTACCGCTCCTCACTTTTATCAAAGAAAACCTGCAAGTCTTTTATGAGGTTAGAGATACCCTGCAACAGTAAAAACAGAAAGCAGAGCGCCATAACAATTTTGTAAGGGTAGATCACCGGAGCCCAGCTGGTGGAATTTCTCTCAAGTCCCTCGATAGAGTACCAGGCGAACTTGCCAGACCAGATGGTCATACACGTCATCACCGGCAGGAAAAGTACTAAGGTTGTCAGGGCGCTGATCGCAGCCTGCACCTTCTTCGAAGCCAGTGAGGTGAAAATATCAACACGAACATGCCCGTTTTTCACATCGGTATAGGAAATACCGAACATATAGTGCATACCATACAAAAACGCTGTCACTTCAAAGCCCCAAGAGGTCGGTGTATTGAAGCCATAACGCATCAGCACTTCATAGAGAACAACGACCAGCAGGGGTATAATCAGCATCGATGTCAGTTCACCCTGTTTGGTGCTGAAGGTGTCGATGCCCCTGGAGATTTTTGAAAACATCACACTATCCTTTCTTGAAGTAGATCAACAGATTCTTCCGCTTCAACCAGATGCCCCTCCCCTTATCCAGAGGATAGAAGAGGGGCCATTCCCCTGACTGCTCGCAGTTTCCACCCTGTAGTTCTCATGAAAACTTCTGAGAATTACAGGGTACGATTCGATTGCGCCAGGATCGTCTGCGATACAATCTTACTCGTTGATCTGACCACTGATGTAGGTCTCATACGGCCAAGGAGTTGCACCACCGCGGGCCTCACGCCATATGGAGAATTCCTCAATGAATGCTTCCTGGCTATCCATGACCTTCTTCACGTCAGGATGCTTCTCTTTAACAGAGTCGATGTAGGTTTTTGCAACCTTACGGAATTCAATGAGAGTCTCTTTGTCCATCTTCACAATCTCAACTTTCTCAGAGAACCGCTTGATAGCTTCTGCGTTCAGGGAGTTTACCCAGTTGTATGACCACGCCTGGGTCTCCGCAGCTGCGATCTTCACAATCCACTTCAGATCGTCCGGCAGGCTTTCCCAGGCTTCCTGGTTAAAGAACAGGGCGCACTGGATTGCCGGCTGATGGACACCCGGCTGAATTGCGTATTTGGTGATCTCATCAAAACCCATTGGGTAGTTGATTGCCGGTGAAGAGAACTCTGCTGCATCAATAACACCACGCTCAAGCGCAAGGTAAACTTCACCACCCGGCAGCGGGGTAACGGAAGCGCCCAGGTTGTTCATGATATCCATGTACCAACCAGGAGTACGAAGACGCATGCCTTTAAAATCTTCCATCTTGGTCGCGCGCTTGTTGGAGAACAGCCCCATCTCCTGGCCGAGCTGACCGCCTGGAAGTGCGTAGAGCCCGAACTGACCGTAGATTTCCTGCATCATCTCGGTGCCGCCTTTCTCCTGCAGCCAGATGTTGTAACCCTCTGCATCAAGACCGAAAGGTACGGAAGCAAAAGCAACGAAAGCCTCGTTCTTGCCTTTCCAGTATCCTGGCCAATCGTGACCAACCTGGGCAGAACCTTTTGAAACGGCGTCAAAAGACTGCATTGCAGGAACAAGCTCTCCAGCGGAAAAAGGTTTGATATCCAGGCGACCGGCAGAGGCCAGGCGAACACTGTCGGCAAAGTGAACAGCGACATCATAAAAAAGAAGTCCTTTGGACCAAGGCATTACCATCTTCCAGCGAATCTTCTCGTCAGACGGCTTAAAATTCACCCGCTTTGCCACCTTATGGCGCTCATCAACCCCAAACTTTTCACGCTTTGCGGCATCTGCTGAACCCATAGTCAGGCCAACCGCCAAACATGCTGTCAATGCACCTGCAAATAACTTTTTCATGAAACAACTCCTCCTTACTGTTTGCTGTGTTGCCACCCTCCGGCCTTGCACCAGAACGCAGCCTCTCCAGACAGCCGCAGCCAACACGCCCATCATGATTATCTGAAGCAAGAAGTAGATGACCGCTACCCCTCCCTCATCAACTTGTCATTACACGCAGGAATTGTGCCAGAAATTCAACCGTTACAACTTACCCAGGGTTTCTCAGTCGTCCAAGGCATTCTGGGCGGAAACCAGGTTTCAACAAATACCCGTCTGTCTTAAATTCAAGAATGCTCTAGTCGAAATAACTCATCGAGAGCGCAGATATTATGCGAGTTTATCAACTCACGCAATCGGCCAATCAAGCGACAAGACTTACCCATGCTGTTGTTTTTGCATAATATATTTCAACTACCCGGTGTCGCTCGCAGGCCACTCCGGCAATAAACCAAGACTGTCCGAAATGTCAGACTTTAGACCAATCCGCATGTATCAAGTTTGCTATAGCTTTTCAGGTAATTATATTGGAATAGTCGCCACTTTCAGTTTCACTTCCATGCTCTCCGCTTGACACACAGCAGCCCCACACTGACACTTCCCCCCGATCACGTTTCCTGCACTCCCAAGACAGTCCACCCAATCCCCAGACCAACCTTCCTGGCTAACAATCCGCCAACAACGAACTACATCCCCATTTTCATGTCTCTTTTTCCGGACTCCAGGCCGCCTGAGACTTTCCTGGAGCGTTTTGCACAAACCACGCCCCCCCTTCATGTCGCCATGGATCATGGCCCCATTCACCCAAAAGACCACCCATGTCGATTGGTCTATCAAAGCGCCACCACAATGTATGAGTTACTCCCACCGCAGAAAGTTATCAGAAACCTTCAGGCATGCGCACCTCAACATTTTTATATCCACTGGGAGCGTATCGGAATATTGCATTTTTTTGCCAAATCGAGACATTTGGGAAAAAATAAGCGGAGCCATATAATTAATATTGCATGCATTATTTTTTTACAAATAACGAGGAGTTGGTCAAAAAGGGCTTAATCCGACAAGCTCCTGGGTCCAATTCGCTTTTTACGATGTAATAGCTTTATTTTTTTTTGAGATATTCGGGACAGGGTCGGTGCCCCCTGTGAGGGAGCTCCTGTTACAGACTATTGCCCGTAACAGGAGAAGCCTTCTGGCCAAGGCAGAGCAAGCCGGCCTGGCGCCGGTTTACTCTATATAATCAGGAGATATGAATTGTCTGACCCTGGTACGGTACCAGAACATCAAAGCCTTTATCGCTGAGAAAATCTCTGAAGCTGAAGGCCTGATCCTCCTCACCATGCACCAGGGCGATTTTTTTAATTTTCAAATTGGATTCAGTCAACACACGGTAAAGTTCCTCCCGATCCCCATGGGCACTGAACCCGCCGAGAGTAACCACATTTGCCTTCAACGGGTATTCCTTGTTATAGAAACGCACCATCGGTGGCAATCCTTTTCGCCCTCCTGACTCAAATTCCTCTGCCTTTTCCTGAATCTGCCGACCAAATGTATTGGTACCCATATACCCAACAATCAGGACTGTGTTGCGGTCGTTATGGATCTTATGCCGCAAGTGGTGCAGAATTCGGCCCCCTTCACACATACCGGAACCGGCTATGACAATATGTGAGCGGGTGTCTCTGTTCAAAGCCATCGACTCCTCCACCGTCTGCACAAACTTCAGGTGCTGGAAGTTGAATGGGTTCAAACCGTTTTCCAAAAATGTCTCATGGGTATCGTCATCATATGTTTCCGGATGTTCACCGAAAACATGCGTGATATTGGTAGCCAAAGGGCTATCGACATAAACCGGAACCCGCTGCACCTCTCCAGCCATATACAGCTCATGGAGGTAATAGATAATCTCCTGGGTTCTACCGAAGGCAAAGGCCGGGATCAGTACTGACCCGCCCCTGGCAAAAGTCTCCTGCAGCACCTTTTTGAGCATTGGTTTCATATCCTGAACAGGCTCATGCTGCCGATTCCCATAGGTGGACTCCATGATCAACAAGTCGATATCCTGATGTTCCCCGGCAAAATTCAACTCAGGATCGTTGATAATTGGTTTATTAAACCTGCCGATATCGCCAGAGAACATGATATTTTTTGTGGTGCTGCCGTTGCTCTTACTCAATACAACCATGGCAGAGCCCAATATATGGCCTGCGTCGTAAAAGGTACAACTCAGGTTGTCACCAATCACGGTGCTACTTTCATAGGGAACGCCATGAAAATGGCTGAGCGAATCCTCAGCATCTTCCATAGAATAAAGCGGTGTCACTACCTCCAACTGATGTTCATGGAGAAGATCTACAATTGCCTCACTATTCAGCCTGTGCTCCCCTTTCTTCAGCATAGCCTTGATCTCAGCCATCTCTTCCCTGGAGACTTTCGTTTTGCCACCAGTCTTGAGTTTGGCCATGAAGTTTCTTGCAGTCTTGTAATTCAGGTAG of the Desulfosediminicola ganghwensis genome contains:
- a CDS encoding DOMON-like domain-containing protein translates to MEVYRQTVSLYPFHPLPHWQIALECEIVRESDALTLRYRLSGNIEQVHMPSRDDGRCTKRLDGLWESTCFECFLQGLNCDSYHEVNVSPAGDWNLYRFTGYRAGMRPEQRVSSLYSKSKWSQERVGLDVTIPLAELELSGRAFRVGLSAVISCVDNQKSYWAAHHPGTKPDFHNEAGFIVDLPRP
- a CDS encoding acetyl-CoA C-acetyltransferase, with protein sequence MKDVVIVSGKRTAIGAYSGTLKDTPVVDLGAAVLKETLKSAGLRPVTSEECSRFAPEPLAGAGKIELEQQYDDYDAGLQSIEIDQVIMGNVLGAGQGQNVGRQAMIRAGIPKETSATTVNKLCASGIESVALATNAIRCGDADVILAGGMESMSRVPYGLGTARWGQRMGDGKMIDLMVFDGLYETFYGYHMGMTAENIAAKYGISRQEQDEIGALSHQRAMAAIKTGIFEDEIVPIVIPQRKGDPVIYKVDERPMETSAEKMGRIRPAFIKDGTVTAGNASGINDAAAALLLMSADKAKELGLTPLVKIKAHSTAGLDPAYMGLGPIPAVRKLMAKEGLTISDFDSLELNEAFAVQAMACMRELGCDIEKTNVYGSGISLGHPIGCTGSRILVTLMGQMKRKNQSLGLASLCIGGGMGMAMVLENC
- a CDS encoding SDR family NAD(P)-dependent oxidoreductase produces the protein MLQVKDSVAVITGGSGGIGRALAEGWLKEGGKVVIADVQEEALQAAERELKEIGDGVASIICNVTQEEDNTRLAEFAIERFGAINLVAPFAGITGDGLMIKTDRETGKVVGKMSLEKFQRVIDINLTGVFLTVRECVEQMVNHNSKGLVCLVSSTGSLGTAGQINYSSSKAAMAVMPKVLTAEFFRRNLADKIRCMAVAPGYVGTAMVKSIDERIIGKIIEQVPIGRLIEPEEVVSLIRELYVNEAMAGETVFIHGGLRLGSKG
- a CDS encoding sigma-54 interaction domain-containing protein; the protein is MNCTKRLKAFERIFEHIHGGAAVIDPGGLITHFNEPYGRFLGVDPKGQIGRHITDVVENTRMHIVARTGKAEMNESQSIKGQNMLVQRIPIKENGKVIAVFGQVVFKDIRDVGKLAQKLSELESKVRIYQKELNSLRSTKYTFDSIIGESDGIIQLKKEALKAAATNLSVMISGESGTGKELFAQAVHSESFRKCRPFIRLNCAAIPKDLMESELFGYGKGAFTGARPTGKAGKFELADTGTLFLDEIGDLPLEMQPKLLRVLEEKEFERVGSNRMIHSDFRLIAASNQNLEEMVDRGEFRADLYYRLSVVPLHIPPLRERGRDVLLLAHHMLEQNLDEVTGAGLRFSNEAEELLLKHNWPGNARELHNVVERTMATCEESLITPADLPLYLHKNTIGSATIQHSLLKEVVARAEKSAIVDALKMTAYNKAKAADMLGIHRTLLYKKARKYSIPLTPG
- a CDS encoding TRAP transporter large permease, which produces MSPEILTVAMFATLILAITLGHPLAYTLAAVATLFGLIDNGFDVAGLFDMFANNCWGLMNNYVLVAIPLFILMAQLLDRSKVADELFETLYVVLGGLKGGLGLAVVVVCTVFAATTGIIGASVVAMGLLATPALMKKGYQKEMSAGIICAAGTLGILIPPSIMMVVYGGLTGLKETSVGNLFAGAIFPGLLLAGLYFTYILVRCTINPQLGPPIAKEEASKWTAGQKMLLTLKSLIPPMALILAVMGTILAGVATPTEAAALGAFGALILAIANKKFSWQVMKDSAHATMSTTAMVMMLFIGGKFFSTVFLSMGGGDVVADVLVGSGMNRYAVLLIMMGIVFLMGMFIDWAAILLVTVPIFMPIAMELEFDPLWFSLLLCVNLQTSFLTPPFGYALFYFKGVAPEGYTMGHIYRGIMPFVFLQIIGLLILAVFPGIITWLPSVFFGG
- a CDS encoding TRAP transporter small permease subunit — its product is MFSKISRGIDTFSTKQGELTSMLIIPLLVVVLYEVLMRYGFNTPTSWGFEVTAFLYGMHYMFGISYTDVKNGHVRVDIFTSLASKKVQAAISALTTLVLFLPVMTCMTIWSGKFAWYSIEGLERNSTSWAPVIYPYKIVMALCFLFLLLQGISNLIKDLQVFFDKSEER
- a CDS encoding TRAP transporter substrate-binding protein — protein: MKKLFAGALTACLAVGLTMGSADAAKREKFGVDERHKVAKRVNFKPSDEKIRWKMVMPWSKGLLFYDVAVHFADSVRLASAGRLDIKPFSAGELVPAMQSFDAVSKGSAQVGHDWPGYWKGKNEAFVAFASVPFGLDAEGYNIWLQEKGGTEMMQEIYGQFGLYALPGGQLGQEMGLFSNKRATKMEDFKGMRLRTPGWYMDIMNNLGASVTPLPGGEVYLALERGVIDAAEFSSPAINYPMGFDEITKYAIQPGVHQPAIQCALFFNQEAWESLPDDLKWIVKIAAAETQAWSYNWVNSLNAEAIKRFSEKVEIVKMDKETLIEFRKVAKTYIDSVKEKHPDVKKVMDSQEAFIEEFSIWREARGGATPWPYETYISGQINE
- a CDS encoding MBL fold metallo-hydrolase RNA specificity domain-containing protein → MYVTFHGATREVTGSFHTVDTGNDRIVLDCGLFQGKRKEAEAKNRVLAVDPKGITNLVLSHAHLDHSGRIPMVVKEGFAGGVFCTRATASACEYLLRDSAKIQEGDASYLNYKTARNFMAKLKTGGKTKVSREEMAEIKAMLKKGEHRLNSEAIVDLLHEHQLEVVTPLYSMEDAEDSLSHFHGVPYESSTVIGDNLSCTFYDAGHILGSAMVVLSKSNGSTTKNIMFSGDIGRFNKPIINDPELNFAGEHQDIDLLIMESTYGNRQHEPVQDMKPMLKKVLQETFARGGSVLIPAFAFGRTQEIIYYLHELYMAGEVQRVPVYVDSPLATNITHVFGEHPETYDDDTHETFLENGLNPFNFQHLKFVQTVEESMALNRDTRSHIVIAGSGMCEGGRILHHLRHKIHNDRNTVLIVGYMGTNTFGRQIQEKAEEFESGGRKGLPPMVRFYNKEYPLKANVVTLGGFSAHGDREELYRVLTESNLKIKKIALVHGEEDQAFSFRDFLSDKGFDVLVPYQGQTIHIS